In Symmachiella dynata, the following are encoded in one genomic region:
- a CDS encoding TRAP transporter permease — MIERIKGALIPTLAVVLCLFTLLEVNSFTHLLQQEQSKLAVFAMLGMVLCFLTFPLHKKLEHSKISQLFDFVLAAGTVACCGYVVVQMEPVFESLWIDGQSLGNRAGMNLPVDMYVGLVGLVLVLEATRRSIGLALPILAIAFLLFAYYGRALPDWAFPHSGLDLDGLASSTFLQSTGIFGVALNVMFKYVFLFVIFGAFLEITGGTQFIIDFSEKVFGGSAGGPAKIAVLGSGLMGSLSGSAVANAVTTGTFTIPMMRNAGFKPHIAGGITAAAASGGALVPPIMGAGAYMMLEIVNPEGGFVSIMKAAIVPAILYYFSIFMIVHFSAKRIGAHEVKDSESKDRTIWQLLFSFEGMIFFGALASLIGFLLVPFSAFRSVTYTLGVILVLGVIHPGNRITLGEIRDALVKSARGGVSLIAASACVGIIIGIVQATGVAGDFNSQIAKVVEHNLFFALVGIMTVSIILGMGVPSAVCYLLMATLMGPLLGELGVPLLAAHMFIFYFGMMSMVTPPVALAAYASASIAGSTIMETAFAAFRFSLIGFVLPYMFIYRPELLLMNINGGPANWGLVVVEVGIAVLGTVALAAGITGFMFQRFNDPTRAGVLAAAVLLLAPHKVEIAADDPAFNTVRILMTTAGAALFLILAVTNHMSGKKT, encoded by the coding sequence ATGATTGAGCGGATTAAGGGCGCGCTAATTCCGACATTAGCCGTCGTGTTGTGTCTGTTCACGTTGCTGGAAGTGAACAGCTTCACGCACTTGTTACAGCAGGAACAATCCAAGCTGGCCGTCTTTGCCATGCTGGGAATGGTGCTCTGTTTCCTGACCTTTCCACTGCACAAAAAGCTTGAACATTCGAAGATCTCGCAACTGTTCGACTTCGTGTTGGCGGCTGGGACCGTTGCATGCTGCGGATATGTGGTCGTGCAAATGGAGCCGGTTTTCGAGAGTTTGTGGATCGACGGACAGTCATTGGGCAATCGCGCCGGCATGAATCTTCCGGTCGATATGTACGTGGGACTGGTCGGTCTGGTGTTGGTGTTGGAAGCGACCCGTCGCTCGATCGGTTTGGCCTTGCCGATTCTCGCCATCGCATTTTTGTTGTTCGCGTATTACGGCCGCGCATTGCCGGATTGGGCGTTTCCGCACTCCGGTTTGGACTTGGACGGATTGGCCTCCAGTACATTCCTGCAAAGCACCGGTATTTTCGGCGTGGCGCTGAACGTGATGTTCAAGTATGTGTTCTTGTTCGTGATCTTCGGCGCGTTTCTAGAAATCACCGGCGGCACGCAGTTCATCATCGACTTTTCAGAGAAAGTCTTCGGCGGCAGCGCGGGTGGTCCAGCCAAAATCGCTGTGTTGGGCAGCGGATTGATGGGTTCGTTGTCCGGCAGTGCGGTTGCCAATGCCGTCACCACTGGGACATTCACGATCCCCATGATGCGCAATGCTGGATTTAAGCCGCACATTGCCGGTGGCATCACGGCTGCCGCTGCATCGGGCGGAGCATTGGTCCCGCCGATTATGGGGGCGGGCGCTTATATGATGCTGGAGATCGTCAATCCCGAAGGGGGATTCGTCTCGATCATGAAGGCGGCCATTGTGCCGGCGATCCTGTACTACTTCTCGATTTTTATGATCGTACATTTCTCAGCCAAACGCATCGGTGCACATGAGGTTAAGGACTCTGAAAGCAAAGACCGTACAATTTGGCAATTGCTGTTTTCGTTTGAAGGCATGATATTCTTCGGCGCTTTGGCATCGCTGATCGGGTTTTTACTTGTCCCCTTCTCAGCATTCCGGTCGGTCACGTATACACTAGGCGTCATTCTTGTCTTGGGGGTCATTCACCCCGGCAACCGGATCACGTTAGGTGAGATTCGCGATGCACTGGTGAAATCGGCGCGCGGCGGTGTTTCGCTGATTGCCGCTAGTGCCTGCGTGGGGATCATCATCGGGATTGTTCAAGCCACCGGTGTTGCCGGCGACTTCAACAGCCAGATCGCCAAGGTGGTCGAGCACAATCTGTTTTTCGCGCTCGTGGGCATTATGACGGTCTCGATCATTTTGGGCATGGGAGTTCCCTCGGCCGTCTGTTATTTGCTGATGGCGACGCTCATGGGGCCGCTGTTGGGGGAATTGGGCGTGCCGTTGTTGGCAGCTCATATGTTCATCTTCTATTTTGGCATGATGTCCATGGTCACCCCCCCGGTGGCATTGGCTGCCTATGCCAGTGCTTCGATCGCCGGTTCGACGATCATGGAGACGGCCTTTGCCGCATTTCGATTTTCTCTCATCGGGTTTGTGCTCCCCTACATGTTCATCTATCGCCCGGAATTGTTGCTGATGAATATCAACGGCGGTCCGGCAAACTGGGGGCTGGTGGTGGTCGAAGTTGGGATAGCCGTGCTGGGAACGGTTGCCCTGGCAGCGGGGATTACCGGATTCATGTTTCAGCGGTTCAACGACCCAACCCGCGCAGGCGTCTTAGCGGCGGCGGTGCTATTATTGGCCCCGCACAAAGTCGAAATTGCCGCCGACGATCCCGCCTTCAACACCGTCCGTATTTTGATGACCACAGCCGGGGCGGCGTTGTTTCTTATCTTAGCAGTCACCAACCACATGTCGGGTAAGAAGACTTAA
- a CDS encoding ATP-binding protein, translating to MNATRSSTTENALATNASSPWGGWTAVYRLGIAVIGVLILVVSFTLRDHISAVLWSTAAAIGILMVISWLVHFLVERRMRQPLQDLALVLEKMTEGRFDMPLPATTAVAYPGLAESLAKMSMLVAGRMRHLKTERDQLRIVIDSLAEGVIAVDSEQRIILAGGAACRMFGLTEGTALGRPIWELIRNPQLQEWIAAALKQSAPIHGEMQIHTPKTRILAMSVARLAGKPAPGAVVVAHDITEIRRLEKVRQEFVANASHELKTPITSIRAYVETLLNGAIDDENHRIKFLNTIDEQAGRLDATVRDLLTLAHIEADDANPTPAPTDIAHIAQRCKEHHRPAADRKSVTVTLHAPETPVIVAIGDEALDTILSNLVDNAIKYTSEEGSVTVSWYADDSQGVIEVEDTGIGIPQKHLNRIFERFYRVDRGRSRDQGGTGLGLAIVKHMVQSADGQIEISSTVGRGTTFTLRFPLAQPS from the coding sequence GTGAATGCAACCCGCTCATCGACAACTGAAAACGCCTTGGCCACGAACGCCTCTTCACCGTGGGGCGGATGGACCGCCGTTTACCGATTGGGGATCGCGGTCATCGGCGTGTTGATTCTTGTCGTTTCCTTCACATTGCGGGACCACATCAGTGCCGTCCTGTGGAGCACCGCTGCGGCAATTGGCATCTTGATGGTCATCTCGTGGCTGGTCCATTTTTTGGTGGAGCGCCGCATGCGCCAACCACTGCAAGACTTGGCGCTGGTGCTGGAAAAAATGACCGAAGGCCGCTTCGATATGCCGCTTCCCGCGACAACAGCGGTGGCCTATCCGGGCTTGGCGGAATCTTTGGCCAAGATGTCGATGCTCGTCGCCGGTCGTATGCGACATCTGAAGACCGAACGGGACCAGTTGCGGATTGTGATCGACAGTCTGGCCGAAGGTGTGATCGCAGTCGATTCGGAACAACGGATTATTCTTGCCGGCGGTGCGGCGTGCCGGATGTTCGGACTGACCGAAGGAACCGCGCTGGGCCGTCCGATTTGGGAGTTGATTCGCAATCCGCAATTGCAGGAATGGATCGCAGCTGCGCTCAAACAATCAGCTCCCATTCATGGCGAGATGCAAATCCATACCCCCAAGACACGAATCTTGGCGATGAGCGTCGCTCGCTTGGCCGGAAAGCCGGCACCGGGAGCGGTGGTCGTCGCGCACGACATCACAGAGATCCGTCGCTTAGAAAAAGTCCGGCAGGAATTCGTCGCCAATGCATCCCACGAACTCAAAACGCCAATCACCTCGATACGAGCCTATGTGGAAACGTTGCTCAATGGAGCCATTGATGACGAGAACCATCGCATCAAGTTTTTGAATACCATCGACGAACAAGCGGGTCGATTGGATGCGACCGTGCGGGACCTGTTGACCTTGGCTCATATTGAAGCCGATGATGCGAATCCAACTCCCGCGCCCACCGACATTGCTCATATCGCCCAGCGCTGCAAAGAACACCATCGCCCGGCCGCTGACCGCAAGAGTGTGACTGTCACGCTGCACGCGCCCGAAACCCCGGTGATCGTTGCCATTGGCGACGAAGCCCTGGATACGATCCTTTCCAATCTGGTCGACAACGCCATCAAATACACGTCGGAAGAAGGTTCCGTGACGGTCTCTTGGTACGCTGACGATTCGCAAGGAGTGATCGAGGTCGAGGATACAGGCATCGGCATTCCGCAAAAACATCTCAACCGCATCTTCGAACGCTTCTACCGCGTCGACCGTGGCCGTTCGCGCGACCAGGGGGGAACCGGCCTGGGACTGGCGATCGTCAAGCACATGGTGCAGTCGGCCGATGGCCAAATCGAGATCTCCAGCACCGTCGGCCGCGGCACAACTTTCACGTTACGGTTTCCGTTGGCACAACCCTCGTAA
- a CDS encoding RidA family protein encodes MTNWRILTASMVVAALSVSPCRADDSRISVIETDPQTGLAVAVSIDDVALAHTSQLLPLDNDGKLIGPGDAAAQTQALLAQLPDVLKLADTDLQHVVKLNFYLADDAQADAVQTVLKKQLAPHAQPAVTFVSGTLAQPGVLVALDAVAAIPGDGPPQVSHRSLPGATQEHPATVSILPRGGVVYISGQAEKGDDLAARTRNTLVNLEKTLKFLGLKRAHVVQLKSFLNPMTDLAVVDGEIAAHFQGDPIPAHVPVEWMATDSIEIELIAYLPAVEGDAEQAPLTFSTPSWMTSSPVFSRVATVGTGRRVYISGLYGDSAEAQVPAIFKRLASILEKSQSDFDHLAKATYYVSDAAVSKALNEYRPQVYNPQRPPAASKAAVRGVGRTGRTITLDMIAVLPN; translated from the coding sequence ATGACAAACTGGCGAATTCTAACGGCGAGCATGGTGGTGGCCGCGTTGTCTGTTTCCCCATGCCGAGCGGATGACAGCCGCATCTCGGTGATCGAAACCGATCCGCAAACCGGTCTTGCCGTTGCCGTCAGCATCGACGACGTGGCGTTGGCCCACACCTCACAACTGTTGCCTTTGGACAACGACGGAAAACTGATCGGTCCAGGTGATGCGGCAGCCCAAACACAGGCGCTGCTCGCCCAACTGCCGGACGTCCTCAAACTGGCCGACACGGACCTTCAGCACGTTGTCAAACTGAATTTCTATCTCGCAGATGACGCCCAGGCAGATGCGGTTCAAACGGTGCTAAAAAAACAACTCGCCCCCCATGCCCAACCGGCGGTCACGTTTGTCTCGGGGACCTTGGCACAACCGGGCGTCTTAGTCGCCCTGGATGCCGTCGCAGCCATTCCCGGCGACGGCCCGCCACAGGTTTCACACCGTTCCCTTCCCGGCGCTACACAGGAACACCCGGCAACGGTTTCGATCCTGCCGCGCGGCGGTGTGGTCTATATCTCGGGACAAGCAGAAAAAGGGGACGACCTAGCTGCACGCACGCGTAACACGTTGGTGAATCTTGAGAAGACCCTGAAGTTTCTGGGCCTGAAACGCGCACACGTCGTTCAGCTCAAATCATTCTTAAATCCCATGACCGACCTGGCCGTCGTCGACGGAGAAATCGCCGCTCATTTTCAAGGCGACCCCATTCCCGCGCATGTCCCGGTCGAATGGATGGCGACCGATAGCATCGAAATCGAGTTGATCGCTTATCTCCCCGCAGTTGAAGGCGATGCGGAACAAGCGCCGCTGACATTCTCCACACCGTCCTGGATGACCTCCTCGCCGGTATTTAGCCGCGTTGCAACAGTCGGAACTGGACGGCGGGTCTACATTTCCGGGCTGTACGGAGACAGTGCAGAAGCGCAGGTGCCTGCAATCTTCAAACGTTTAGCGAGCATTCTGGAAAAATCACAGAGCGACTTCGACCATCTGGCCAAGGCGACGTATTACGTCTCGGATGCGGCGGTCAGCAAGGCATTAAACGAATACCGTCCCCAGGTGTACAATCCCCAGCGTCCGCCCGCGGCTTCGAAGGCGGCAGTCCGCGGCGTGGGCCGTACGGGGCGAACGATCACGCTCGACATGATTGCCGTCCTTCCCAACTAA
- a CDS encoding aspartate aminotransferase family protein — protein MTERESSGLPNAFTFSPQACTPVETPFRRITTALPAPETAPVLADAVRFFPQVNCYQPPIVWDRAEKYQVFDAAGNCWIDFSSTAVACNSGHGHPAIRAALAAHVEEGLLAQFSFASEIRVRLARRLVELAPPGMDKAYLWTVGSEAIEAALRVAREWGQKRDPRKYHLLAFSGDFHGWTLGAHQLSGTSAAKPWLQHPDTAIHHIPFPTDNRDGPTQLDESIAALAERDVHSGQIAAVFIETLQGWGALPFPVDYMQALRRWADAHDILLIFDEIQTGFGRTGKLFAHEHYDVRADLLCVGKGISSSLPLAAVLGPAAILDTLNPADITTTHAGHPLSCAAALANLDVIFDEGLIEKADRTGQIAREELRKLQQRFPKHIARVSGLGLLNAIHLRDPATGKPDKALARDLVWEAVKRGVMLFHTNRETVKVCPPLVIPPEAVVDGIAGIGEALETLV, from the coding sequence ATGACAGAGCGGGAAAGCAGCGGTCTGCCGAATGCGTTTACCTTTTCACCCCAGGCATGCACCCCGGTCGAGACGCCGTTTCGACGGATCACCACCGCATTGCCTGCCCCCGAAACAGCTCCCGTTCTGGCCGATGCGGTACGGTTTTTTCCGCAGGTGAATTGCTATCAGCCGCCGATTGTCTGGGACCGTGCTGAAAAATATCAGGTTTTCGACGCGGCCGGGAACTGCTGGATTGATTTCAGCTCCACCGCCGTCGCCTGCAACAGCGGCCACGGACACCCGGCCATTCGGGCCGCCTTGGCAGCACATGTGGAAGAGGGCTTGTTGGCGCAGTTCAGTTTTGCATCCGAAATCCGCGTGCGACTGGCCCGTCGCTTGGTGGAATTGGCCCCACCCGGCATGGACAAAGCTTACCTGTGGACGGTCGGCTCTGAAGCCATCGAGGCCGCTTTGCGAGTGGCGCGGGAATGGGGACAGAAACGGGATCCACGCAAATATCATCTCCTCGCCTTTAGCGGCGATTTTCACGGATGGACGCTGGGAGCGCACCAACTCTCGGGCACATCGGCGGCGAAACCCTGGCTGCAACATCCCGACACGGCGATCCACCACATTCCCTTCCCGACCGACAACCGGGACGGACCCACGCAACTCGACGAATCAATCGCCGCACTAGCCGAACGTGACGTCCACTCCGGTCAGATCGCCGCCGTGTTCATCGAAACCCTGCAAGGTTGGGGCGCTCTCCCCTTTCCGGTGGACTATATGCAAGCTCTGCGTCGCTGGGCAGATGCTCATGACATTCTATTAATTTTCGATGAAATCCAAACAGGATTCGGACGAACGGGTAAACTGTTCGCCCATGAACATTACGATGTCCGCGCCGATCTGCTATGTGTGGGGAAAGGAATTTCGTCGTCGCTGCCCTTGGCGGCGGTGTTGGGACCAGCGGCGATTTTGGATACGCTGAACCCCGCCGACATCACCACCACACACGCCGGACATCCTCTCTCGTGTGCAGCGGCATTGGCAAACTTGGATGTCATTTTTGATGAAGGATTGATCGAAAAAGCGGACCGAACCGGACAGATCGCCCGCGAGGAACTGCGGAAACTGCAGCAACGCTTTCCCAAGCACATCGCCCGGGTCAGCGGATTGGGCCTGCTCAACGCAATTCACCTCCGCGATCCGGCCACCGGCAAACCGGACAAGGCACTGGCACGCGATTTGGTCTGGGAAGCAGTCAAACGAGGAGTGATGTTATTTCATACCAATCGCGAAACCGTTAAGGTCTGTCCACCGTTGGTCATTCCCCCCGAAGCTGTGGTTGATGGAATTGCTGGAATAGGCGAAGCCTTAGAAACATTGGTGTGA